The window tacttttctttttttctcttgaattgTTTAGATCTGCAAAGCAGATGAAAAATTTAATCAGTTGGTGCATTTTCTTCGGCAgcacaaacaggaaaaacatcTGGTCTTTTTTAGGTAATTTTGTTGGTGTTTCATTGTGAAAACAGTTTTATTAATAGTGTTTTATTAAATTCCAAACCTGCCCTGTGTTGCCAAGGATACAACTTTTTCAAAGTGATTAATTTTGAGAGCTGTCTTGTAGAATATGGTGCCTAAAAAGAGTTTAATAATTTCTTCATCTGAGGGTTGTGTTGAATGTTAttaagcaaaacagaaattttaGATGCAATTTTCAAGTAAGACATCATAGATGATTATAtgtaatttataaaaattatgTGCCTGCTTTATATAAAAATAGTCAATAGTGtatatttttgaaacatttcagaCCACTCGAGTTTGACTGTAAAGCAGATTAAAAATGCAGCATAATCTTTTGACTTAATGCCTGTCTTTATCACCACAGCACGTGTGCCTGTGTGGAATATTATGGGAAGGCTTTGGAATCCTTGATTAAACAAGTGAAAATAATGAGCATTCATGGGAAAATGAAGCACAAGCGTAACAAGATCTTTACCGAGTTTCGGAAGCTCCCGGGGTAAGAACTGGGGCTGAACCAGCCAAAAGTCAGAGCAGTGAGGGGCATTTGGGTGATTTTGTCTGACTATTGTCCTgctgcttgagcagggaagaacagctgaggaggaggatgctACAGGCTGGTTCTGATTGTATTTATAATATGACAGAATGGGAACCAGAGCAAAACCCCAGGATGTTATTTTTGCAGTGTATGAACAAGAATGTGGTAACACAAGGCTGTAACTTAACTGCAGAAAAGTGTTctttggcagctctgcaggatgTTAAGAGACTCTTACCTCATTAACTGTCATTATTTATTGCGTGGGACCTGAGCTTTGGCATTTTATattatgagaaaaataattaccaGCAGATTGGAAGAACAGCTGTTTAAAAGACCAGCATTTAAAAGACCAATTTTGATGTGCTAAAATTGTCACTCTCTTTAAGTTTTTTATTGAAACATTTATAATAGTACATTCAGCTGTCATTGATGCAATGCTGATTTAGAATTTGAATATGTAATAGGAAATtgatttttcttagaaatgtAATATAAATCACAATAATTTTCATAATGTTATGTGGAATTTTAGTTGGCGGAAGCTGCAGTtaccttgtattttgtctcttttAAATGCCCAAATGTTTCTAATGCTCTGTCCCCCCCGTCCAGTGAAGATGCAGAACAcacagctgggggggctggCTCTCCTCGAAtgagtttaatgaaaatacacttttcctccttcccagggGCATTTTGGTTTGCACAGATGTGATGGCCCGTGGCATTGACATCCCAGAAGTGCACTGGGTTTTGCAGTACGAcccacccagcagtgccaggtaCAGTTCCGTGTCCTAAGAACCTTTTCTGTCCATGTGATCATGTTCTTGTACTGTTCAGATATAAACTGGGAACCCAAATTgcagaaaacacatttaatcACTGCCTGGAAATCTGGGTGAACACAAAATGATGCAGGGACAAGAAAGGCTGATACACTGCAGTGTTTGCTGTAACTGCTGTAGATTGAAATGACTTCGTGTTGTGTGTCTGTAAGATGGGTGGTCACCACTTCCATCTCCATGAAGAGATGACTCTGGAAAAGGCTTAATGTGAGAATATCAGAGAAATAGTGAGAGGTGACACACTGGGGGTGAAGAACAGAGATGAGAGTGGGGACAGAGCTCTTGGAGGAATGGTGCATTGAAAGCTCACAGGAAAGGAGCTTTTCCACGTCTTTTAACTTTTGTTGTCATAATTCCTGCTACAACTTGCTTAACTATCACCCCCAAAACAGATACCCCTTGCTTTAGCCTAACACTTGAGTGGGGCTGCCACCCTTCTTTGTGGGACATTGTCTTTTACTAATCCCCGTTGGTTTAGTTCAGAAGTACAGAACATCATACTTTCCATTCCACATTCCACACCCCCAGGCCCTTTCTGCTGGCTGTCTAACACTTTAAAATCAGCCTGACTGTCCTGTTGAGTTGCCCGTGTTGGGTTGTTGCAGTGCCTTCGTGCATCGCTGCGGTCGGACCGCGCGGATCGGCAACGTCGGCAGCGCACTCGTGTTTTTGCTTCCCATGGAAGAATCCTACGTTAACTTCCTCTCCATCAACCAAAAGGTTCGTGGACTGTTATTCTAccccagagcaggagagagcaaGGGGACAGGCTGATAGGAAGCCTACTGAGTTTGTAAGAGGAACATGTGGGCAGTGAGTAAGGAAAGGCTTTTTATCCCTAAGGGTGTAAATTGTGCATTTCCAGAAGGGCAGTGCTGGCCtaccctcctgccccagccctgccaccacCAGCTGACACACTGCACCCTCTGTGCTGTTCATTTTTAACTCTTTTCCCATGCCTGCTCCTGCATTTGTGTAATTGTATAAATTCTCTAGACCTGCTAATGAGATCAAAGCTTGATAAGGCACAAGATGATGTTGCCTCTCCAGGGTTGCAGTGTGGGAACTCCTCTGCTGGGCCAGGACAGCTGTTGTGTGGGGCTGATGGTCAGCTGGTGTGTTGGAATGACCAAGGGGAAGGGGGCTCAAAGCTCACTGAGGATTAACTGGGCAGGAAGTGTGTGTTTGAGGTTTCACAGCGCATTTTACACCACTTAGCTGAacttttcctttggttttgttgtttattttctggTTCTCAGTGTCCCATGCAGGAAATGAAACCACAGACCAATGTGTTGGATCTTCTTCCCAAACTGAAGTCCATGGCCCTGGCTGACAGGGCAGTGTTTGAGAAAGGGATGAAAGCCTTTGTGTCTTATGTCCAGGCTTATGCCAAACATGAATGCAATCTGATCTTCCGAATAAAAGGTAATTCCCAGCAGGGCTATTGTCTTCTACTGTTCTTTTCAGAAGACAGGATTtggtttgggaaaaaaaaaaaccatggtATTATTGTGTCCAAGCTTCAACTACTGATTCTGAATCTCAGATTCACTTTCTACAACATCAGATTTTGACAAAACTCCTATTTTTTCAAGCAGCTTGTTTCAagagaaaacattaaattatGGAGTTCGACCAAACCGATATAAGTATAAATAAAAGTGCCTTAGTATTGTTGCTGGTGTTAAGTATAGAATGCAAACAATacactaaaataattttagttttttttttctttctcagttaAATGAACTTTTTATTCAGCAGGAAACTGACTTTATAATCTTTGTTTCAACAGATCTGGATTTTGCCAGTCTTGCCAGAGGTTTTGCATTGTTAAAAATGCCAAAGATGCCTGAACTAagaggaaaatgttttccagaCTTTACTCCAGTCACTGTGAATACAGACTCCATTTCGTTTAAGgataaaaatagagaaaagcagagacaaaagaaattagaacaacaaagaaaagagagagaagaaaatgaagggaaaaagaaattcatAAAGAACAAAGCCTGGTCAAAGCAGAAAGccaagagggagaagaaaaagaaagtaacagCTAAAAGGAAGCATGAAGAGGTAACTGTCCATTctgttaaaatgcaaataattatAGTTTCAAATGGCAGAGTGCCCTGGGATTTTAGTGTGGTGGAACTGATGGCTGTAAAGTAACTTTTTAGGGCCTTGACAGGCAaatcttaacaaaaaaaaaaattacagagaagCTTTTTAAAGCCAAACACTAAACCAATTTTTCAGTACTTATGCTGGTTATTAGTGCTGCCAGCAGACA of the Pseudopipra pipra isolate bDixPip1 chromosome 18, bDixPip1.hap1, whole genome shotgun sequence genome contains:
- the DDX55 gene encoding ATP-dependent RNA helicase DDX55 isoform X2, which encodes MTTVQSATIPLFMNNKDVAAEAVTGSGKTLAFVIPILEILLRREEKLKKMQVGAIIITPTRELAIQIHEVLSHFTKHFPMFSQILLIGGRNPMEDVEKFKEHGGNIIVATPGRLEDLFRRKADGLDLASCVKALDVLVLDEADRLLDMGFEASLNAILDFLPKQRRTGLFSATQTQEVENLVRAGLRNPVRISVKEKGVAATNTQKTPTRLENYYMICKADEKFNQLVHFLRQHKQEKHLVFFSTCACVEYYGKALESLIKQVKIMSIHGKMKHKRNKIFTEFRKLPGGILVCTDVMARGIDIPEVHWVLQYDPPSSASAFVHRCGRTARIGNVGSALVFLLPMEESYVNFLSINQKCPMQEMKPQTNVLDLLPKLKSMALADRAVFEKGMKAFVSYVQAYAKHECNLIFRIKDLDFASLARGFALLKMPKMPELRGKCFPDFTPVTVNTDSISFKDKNREKQRQKKLEQQRKEREENEGKKKFIKNKAWSKQKAKREKKKKVTAKRKHEEGSDIEDEDMEELLNDTRLLKRLKKGKISEEEFEKKLTGSQSRLKAETVADPESEG